GGCTTTATCCCCAACAAATCAAATGGCAGCTTCGgagaaaacacttatttatcGGGAAGACACCGATTCGTTTAAAAACTTTCTTTCCAAACAGGACATGCGCCTGATAGCCGCACAAGAAGAGTCAAATTATGTGGATCTCAACGACCTGCTGGAACTAAAATTGGATGATACAAAAACAGTGAAAGTGACATTTGGAGACTCGGGTGAATTGGCAATACTTAAAAGCATTAGTGGCATGAGAGATTCACATGGAGAGCACAAACCTTGCACTGAAAAAGTAAATGAATCTACTGAACATAAATGCACACTGGAGGAATGCATGGAAAAGTCGAGCTCTTTTGAAACAGCAGCTTCGGAAATACCTCAAGCCGATAAAAACGACACGGATTGTACCGagaaaacagagcaaaagctcAGATCCCCAAATTTGGAGACGCAGAGCCCAGGAAGCAATAACCAAGAACAATACAATGATGTTTATATGAGCAGCAACAGTTTATCGGATGATGAGGTCACTGTGGTGCTTTCTGGTCACGGCACGCCTGAAATCTGTGAAGATGAATCGCACTATATCACAACCCACGAAATCCAGCTTTTGGAGTTGGACCACGATGTGGATTACGACTTTGAGACGGGATCCAGCTGGGATATCGAGGACGATCTCCAGGTCTACTCGTTTGTCGATTATGCGTCTTTTGACAGTGATGAAACGATTGGTGCAAAAGAGGCGAGTATGGAAAGCAACCAGGCTGATACGAGCGAAGCAGTGGTCAGCAGTAAGCATGAAAGCAATCACTGTGACGCGGACAAATGTGCCAGCTCAGATGAGAGTCTGtcaaaaaagcaaaaagcaGCTGGGCATattcacctgtcaatcaaagcAACTTCCCGCGCTGTGAACGAGCCAAGCAACATCCAAGATCAAGTAAAAGGCATAAGCCGCTATGTTTTGAGAGGAGTGGATGCAAGGGGAGACAAAGTGTGTGATAACGCAAAGTGTTTCATTGCTGTGCCGGGGCGCTTGCACTTTGGCAGCAAACTGAAAAGCAAAGATGTGAACGAGTATTCCAGCGGTGCGTCCAGCGCGGTGAGCGAGCTGGACGACGCCGATAAGGAAGTGCGCAATCTCACAGCCAGggcgttcaaaagtttggcctATCCATATTTTGATGCCATAAACTTTAGTACTTCTAGTGAGTCTTCTGCTTCAGATCATGGGCTGGGAATCAACAGGTGGTCGACGTTTGTTGACCTAAAGTATGGCCAGGGGAGAGATCAAAACTTAGTAGCGCATAAAGGCTCCACGTCCAATTTCCATTTCGCCAAAAAGAGTGACGGTAAGGAGATAACGGGCTTGACTTTGACCAGCATGCGAGCGCCCCCCGTTGAGATATTTGCACTGAACGGCAATTTGGTGAGCCGCAAAAACGCATCGTCTACCACAAAAAAGACTGAGCTCATGGGTAAGTTTTCACAGGGGCAAAGTGGCCTCATAAGACTGACCGAAACTCTCAATTTTCGATGCAATGTCAAATCCGGGCAGCCTGTAAACGAAAGCACTAGAAGATCACGTTCCACAGATGAAGTTACAAACACCTTGCCAAGCGCTCAAGGGAGTGAGGCCAGCAAGCGACCCTGCAATGCAGAAGAAACCATGGAAGACACACACAAGAAAGCCATATTCGCATCGAGTCTCctcaaaaatgtcatttctaAGAAAATGCAGTTCGAGCAGGAGCGCAAAATGGAGAGGGGCGAGATATGCGAGGCGCACCACGCGCCCTCTCCGTGCTTCGGGACGCACGAAGCGCACAGAGAGAAAGCGGCCAAGAAAAATTCCAAAGGGCTGCAAAGGCAGAGCTCGAAATTCTCAGAAGCCGACTCCGACTTCACGATCGTCTGCGTGGACGATCTGGGCGACATAGTAGACGGTAATTCAAGCGATGCCAAAGACGACGGGCGCAAAGAAGAGCCTTTGACGAGTGCATCAGAAACTAATTTAGAGTCGGCGAATGATACTAAAAAAGGAGCATTCGAAGCATCCAAAAGCACGCTGCTTCGAAGCCAAAATAGCGCGTTCAGATCGTGGAGGGACGGCGAGCTAGAGTTTCAAAAGGAACATAAAAACGACAAAACTCCTGAGGAGAAACTGCTCCGCGAGTGTCCGGGAGAAACCAGCTTCAGCGTCGATTCGGCGAGCGGCAAGCACACTAAAATGTCACATTTGTTTGTGCCAAGCATACAGCTTCCGTCCGCGGAACGGGACCTTGGGAAACCGCCGCCGAATG
The sequence above is a segment of the Onychostoma macrolepis isolate SWU-2019 chromosome 07, ASM1243209v1, whole genome shotgun sequence genome. Coding sequences within it:
- the c07h4orf54 gene encoding uncharacterized protein C4orf54 homolog; amino-acid sequence: MAASEKTLIYREDTDSFKNFLSKQDMRLIAAQEESNYVDLNDLLELKLDDTKTVKVTFGDSGELAILKSISGMRDSHGEHKPCTEKVNESTEHKCTLEECMEKSSSFETAASEIPQADKNDTDCTEKTEQKLRSPNLETQSPGSNNQEQYNDVYMSSNSLSDDEVTVVLSGHGTPEICEDESHYITTHEIQLLELDHDVDYDFETGSSWDIEDDLQVYSFVDYASFDSDETIGAKEASMESNQADTSEAVVSSKHESNHCDADKCASSDESLSKKQKAAGHIHLSIKATSRAVNEPSNIQDQVKGISRYVLRGVDARGDKVCDNAKCFIAVPGRLHFGSKLKSKDVNEYSSGASSAVSELDDADKEVRNLTARAFKSLAYPYFDAINFSTSSESSASDHGLGINRWSTFVDLKYGQGRDQNLVAHKGSTSNFHFAKKSDGKEITGLTLTSMRAPPVEIFALNGNLVSRKNASSTTKKTELMGKFSQGQSGLIRLTETLNFRCNVKSGQPVNESTRRSRSTDEVTNTLPSAQGSEASKRPCNAEETMEDTHKKAIFASSLLKNVISKKMQFEQERKMERGEICEAHHAPSPCFGTHEAHREKAAKKNSKGLQRQSSKFSEADSDFTIVCVDDLGDIVDGNSSDAKDDGRKEEPLTSASETNLESANDTKKGAFEASKSTLLRSQNSAFRSWRDGELEFQKEHKNDKTPEEKLLRECPGETSFSVDSASGKHTKMSHLFVPSIQLPSAERDLGKPPPNVNSSTHDQAESGAMKWRSNTLYVSDATRSAVTAKSPEIKISLRSVRDNKSDPFNIAKLLTPNLGCKTAEDNRCQALAAAFKGESSDKVPHFIVRDIRDNKGKLQTPIHQVRDVRKLVKSSYHFVSLDNNDNKSSHSTYDGEHKILKQSPHLNSASLSPIVIKCQSVNTNSNVKQSGNLIDPPKRRFPEDIVETDRSSPHVAVANRLPKQEVPAGVRIETSTRKQDKSSDTAEKKTEPKMANQAALEKLQAAVKTMEQLYVFDKNEWKRKKEPRPITDSHVLSLITSEEHSVEEQESNSSSTPADRLLRRDSNSNLNEMPPKKDDKSSTTPIAREERNGPKTLMQFTGTPCKNISQKPLPTKAPQTHVASPASLSSKGVATKSPKIPVSLKISQPKRVLEERERPNGSETEFAPLQFTSTADSENYLTIPVKPQATPAIKPTTSGLGKTAVYTIPTAGSKTQTASPPSYLVRSDTRSYPSPNRSSFVMETRSPDTPTATIYHTPLPVPMQAAQPQVICFSPVVQPSPIPTDHFQATQRKMLLDPTTGNYYLVDTPVQPSTRRLFDPETGQYVDVPMPQQPPMTPVPLPISPLALGPGAYGHTYMFYPGYMPTTMIPARTIQSQLSMQSEADDGDKSHLHMGQQEDGAYMESPYYMPSGKSSQTTSMAQHVKTSRLANSKQPVISITSQQGPRIIAPPSFDGTTMSFVVEHR